CCTGCTGCCACAGCTGGTCCTTTAAGGACTTTCCTTATCTTCAAgtgacccaaaatgaaaatgagtttgacccGTGTTGGAGACTCGCATTTCCAGCTGAAGAGATCCCAGAAGATCCAATGAGTTAAAATCAACCAAAGTTTAATTAATGTACAAGATATATATTTTGGAGATCGACTCGCAcatcaaaatgtgaacaaagtTGCAATTCCAGTGCGATCTGAAAGTCTCTTGTGCGTACATACCGTTGCGTATAACCACCCCCCTCCTGCTCTGTTCCCTGATCCACTCGTCGCGGTGATCACGCCCGGCTCGTCTCCCCTTTGATCACGTTGGTTCCCCTTGTGATCTGCTCTCAGTTATCATGATTGCATCCTTGTGTTTTCTATGGTAATGAAATGCGGATCAATCTCCAAGGCTATCAAAGCCTGGCATGTCAGGAGGAGCGCTGTAACAGAGCAGGACCCACTCGAGTTTTACATGTGACTAAATCTATGCTTATGAATCAATATAACATTCAACCAAGGTCATTTCCTTATTCTTCACAGTACTAAGACATGTGTTTATGGGAAACCTACAGTCCTGCCATCCATGTGAATGTTGCTTGTCCCATCACAAACCATAAATACTACAGGAAAGTTTTGGACAAAACTTGTTTGAATCTGATTTATGCATGAATGGCAGCAAAAAGACCaattagttttaatgttttatcagTGTATATGACCAGTTTTGGCACAGAATATTATTCTtttgaaagaaatgtatttagCTTCTTGATAAACTTTCCAGATCGCCCATTTGGTTTTGTGACACGACAACATGCTCAAGTGCCTTTGGGAACCAGGGCTAAAAAAATGATCATCACTGATTCATTATGTTAATATCTTATGTTTATCTGCTGCAGTTGCTATCAAGCAGCTCTTGACATAGTTTCTTACTGGACTTTAAACTgtataaaatgataaaactttttaaatgcttGATGTTTCCTTATGAATAAATGGTGAAGCAGCTGGTTAATAACGACACTGTTTATTAACAGACTAATTAGAAAATTGTTTAGGAAGAATCACTGCAGTAGAGTTATCTCTGTTTTTGCCTGTTAGTGAACTGGATGAGGTAAATATGTTGCACTGGTCAAAGTTATCTGTCTTTTCATAACTTATGAAATTTTGGATCCGAGATGtccataaaaacacttttaagaacaaaaagaattttattttatttgcaagttACTTATTCACACATATAACATTCAGAGACGTGTTCTATAAGAACCAACATGATCAATGTATAGAAGGTTTATACAGTttatatgaatatataaatataatgtacagtgtgaGGCTCTTCTCCAACATGAATCTTTATCCCTCCCTGCTAGACCAGTCCAGGTAAGAGCCGGTGTAATTACGTGCTCTGAAAATAAGAAGAGAAACATTGACGGTAAGAGGAGACGTCTTCAGTATCGACTTGGGGAACTTTAATACTGTCAACAAAACTTATTAACGTACGTCACATATCCGAGTTCTCTGACTTTGCTGATGGCCTCTGCTGACCGCTTCCCTGACCGGCAGTAAAACACCAGCTCAGGCGCATCCAGTGCAGGTTTGGGAATCCCGTATGTGGCCTGAAAATCCTCTGGGCTCATTTTGAAAGCGGTTTCGACAGTGCCAACTGACCAAAACAGAGGAGAAAGACACAACAGCAGTTCACTCACACAGGCCACCAGAAAGACCATCTAGTGAAAAAGATgtaattatttaacaaaattataataaattagtTCTTACGGGCAATGTGAGTGGACCTGGGGATGCGTCCTTTGTTCACCTCGTCTGTCTCACGGACATCAATCAGAATCAGATCTTTGCTTTGGGCCAAGAGAACCTTCAGTTCCTCGTATGTGactagaaaaaagaaaagatgtttttttaagaaacaccCAGAGAAATTTGCGTGAATAAATTTTTTAGGTTCTATAACTGTACTTAATTTTTAGGTAGTGTTTGCAAATATTCTGAGATCAAACTGGagacaaatgttaaaaactttATCAAAGATTAAAAGCCTGGAAATCCATGGTTTAAAAAATCCTGCCATCAAACTTcaagtatgattttttttttctaaattgttaATTAGAAAACGTGCAtgtaacaaaatgcaaaaagcacaggtgagcagataTGTTACAGTTTGTGCAAAGCTCTGAATAGAagataattaatgttttaaatgtaaatgtgaagCTATCAGCTTGACCCCATCTACTCTGCTGCGTCACGGTGAAATATGCGTAAAGATTTAGTCATAAATCATTATCTCCACATTTATCTGTCTTTGTGTAACATTTGACATACTAACATTTGCAAATCATCAAAGTATactaaactgaaacaaaaatataatttactttGCATTctaattaatttgtaaaaaaaaaaaaagttaaaatattttaaatgaacgcTGTAGGATGTCCCagtttaatctttaaaatgagATACTTACTGTACCATCAGAGGAAAACACTCACCTGGGTTTGTCATGttggtgtgtgtgagtgaagcTGTAGAGACGAATCAGGAATCTCTGCTTAGTTCTCCTCTTCCACATCGCCGCTTTTATGCAGCTTTGTGGCAAATAATTGGCTCAGGTTCGCTCAGTGGGCCGGCTCTGACCTTAAAGACTCAGC
This Xiphophorus hellerii strain 12219 chromosome 23, Xiphophorus_hellerii-4.1, whole genome shotgun sequence DNA region includes the following protein-coding sequences:
- the LOC116714029 gene encoding thiosulfate:glutathione sulfurtransferase-like; amino-acid sequence: MTNPVTYEELKVLLAQSKDLILIDVRETDEVNKGRIPRSTHIALGTVETAFKMSPEDFQATYGIPKPALDAPELVFYCRSGKRSAEAISKVRELGYVTARNYTGSYLDWSSREG